In Camarhynchus parvulus chromosome Z, STF_HiC, whole genome shotgun sequence, a genomic segment contains:
- the INIP gene encoding SOSS complex subunit C: MAANPSGQGFQNKNRVAILAELDKEKRKLLMQNQSSTNHPGASIALARSPLNKDFRDHAEQQHIAAQQKAALQHAHAHSSGYFITQDSAFGNLILPVLPRLEAE, encoded by the exons ATGGCAGCAAATCCTTCAGGACAAG GTTTCCAGAATAAAAATAGGGTTGCAATCCTGGCAGAACTAGacaaggagaagagaaagttaCTTATGCAAAACCAGTCTTCCACAAATCACCCTGGAGCCAG CATTGCACTTGCAAGATCACCTCTGAATAAGGATTTCCGTGATcatgctgagcagcagcacattgcagcacagcagaaggcTGCACTGCAG caCGCACATGCACACTCCTCAGGATACTTCATAACTCAAGACTCTGCATTTGGAAATCTTATTCTTCCTGTCTTACCTCGACTTGAGGCAGAATGA